Part of the Roseofilum casamattae BLCC-M143 genome, ACGGCATTTAACTCAATCTCAAACTACAGGTAAATCGCTCTTGCGCGAAGAAGTAACCGAATCCGATATTGCCGAAATTATTTCCAAATGGACGGGAATTCCGATTAGTAAATTAGTCGCTTCGGAAATGGAAAAACTGCTAACTTTGGAAGACGAATTGCACGATCGCGTCGTCGGACAAAATGAAGCCGTAACCGCCGTTGCTGACGCCATCCAACGGTCTCGCGCCGGCTTATCCGATCCGGATCGCCCCGTCGCTAGTTTCATCTTTCTCGGCCCCACAGGAGTCGGGAAAACAGAACTGGCAAAAGCACTCGCTGCTTACTTATTTGACACGGAAGAAGCCTTAGTTCGGATCGATATGTCCGAATACATGGAAAAACATTCCATCTCCCGTTTAATTGGCGCGCCTCCCGGTTACGTCGGTTACGATGAAGGAGGACAATTAACCGAAGCCATTCGCCGCCGTCCCTATTCCGTTATTCTCTTTGACGAGATTGAAAAAGCGCACGCCGATGTCTTTAACGTGATGCTGCAAATTCTCGATGACGGTCGCGTAACCGACGCCCAAGGTCATACCGTAGACTTTAAGAATAGCATCATTATCATGACCTCCAATATCGGCTCTCAGTTTATTCTCGATATTGCCGGAGATGATAATAACTACGAGGAAATGCAACGTCGCGTTATGGATGCTTTGCGCGCTAATTTCCGCCCGGAATTCCTCAACCGTATCGACGAAACCATTATTTTCCATGCTCTGAAGAAAGAACAGTTGCGCCAGATCGTGCAACTGCAAACCGTGCATCTAGAATCTCGACTATCCGAACGGAAAATTGCGTTAAAACTATCGGATTCAGCCCTAGATTTTATTGCCGAATTGGGATACGATCCGGTGTATGGTGCTAGACCCTTGAAACGGGCAATCCAGCGGGAATTAGAAACGGCGATCGCAAAAGGCATTCTACGCAGCGACTTCACCGAAGGCGATACCATCTTGGTGGATGAAGAAAGCGATCGCTTGACCTTTAAACGCCTGCGAGCTAACTTACTCAAATCATAGCTATAGCGCTCCTATCGTTAAATCTTAAATCGACTAGGTGATTTCAAGCCCCAAGAGGAGGTTGTGATTTGACTACACTATAAGCTAAATCGAACCGCTGACCTCATCTCCCGTCCATTCCAACGTATCTCCAAGTTTCTCTCCCGTATGATAAGCAGCGAGCAAAATTTCCGAGGTTTTTCCCCAGGCAATTTGACCGGTTTTATCAATCCCGATCGCCCCTAAATCGCGCTGATTTGCTTTCGATTCTGTCATGGTTTTCGCAAAGGCATCGGCTAAAGACATGCCATCGGTCACCCGCACTACAATCCGCGCGGCAATACATTCATTAATAATATCTTCGCCAATTCCAGTACAACTAATTCCCGCATCAGATGTCGCATAATTGCCCGCTGGCATAGCCGAATCGCTCACCCGTCCAATATACTCAAATCCTTTTCCTCCCGTAGAAGTTCCGGCAGCAATTTTTCCTTGGTTATCTAAGACAACCACTCCAATCGTTCCCGTTCCCGCTGGAGTTGAAACTACATTGGCCATGCTGCGTTTAAAATTATCTTTCCGGTCTTGCAACCATTCATTTAAACGCAAATCCGTGAGCGGATTATGAGTTGGAACTTGCAACTCGCGGACTAATTCGATCGCGCCCAAATCCGAGAGAACGCGATCGCTTTTTTCCTGCAAAACCTGCGCCAGTTCTACCGGATTTTTGACCCGCGACACATTAATGACGCCGCTAAATGTCTGCGTCTCCCCATTCATCAACGACGCACTCATGCGAATCTGTCCGTCCGACTGTAATACCGAACCCGTTCCAGCATTGTAGCGAGGATCGTCTTCGAGTAAACGGCATCCTTGAATGACTGCTTCTAGAGCTGGAATTCCTGCCTCTAAACCGGCATACACTTGCTTCAAAATATCGTAGAGCGATTCCCGAACCGCTGCAATACCGCCCTGACCCTGTAAAGAGCTGCCCGCACCGCCATGAATAATCAGTTTCGGCGTATGAGTTCCAGATGTCATGAATGTAGAGTGTTGCTTATTGTTTCGATCTTTGGTTAATTTACCATTTTGCCACCCCAATTTACCCAATCTACAGGATTAGGAGCGTTGGTTGCGATCGCGGCGACAGCGTTCGGAGCAATACTTCACCTCATCCCAACATTTCGCCCATTTCTTGCGCCAGGCAAATGGGCGATCGCAAACCGGGCAAATCTTAGTTGGTAAATCTGATTTTAATCGTTGACGAGCCATGTTAACGTGAAGAACCGATTGAGATAAGATTATGCTTCACCCATGCAGGCGATCGCATTATGGATAGTCGTAGTTTATCTCAAGTTAGAATTGTTCTGGTTGAGCCAGCCGGCCCCTTGAATGTCGGCTCGGTTGCCCGTATCATGAAGAATATGGGCTTAACCCAGCTCGTGCTGGTCAATCCACAATGCGATCCTCTCTCAGCAGACGCGCGACAAATGGCCGTCCATGCTCCCGAGATTCTTACCTCTGCTCGGATGGTAGCGAGCCTGCCAGAAGCTTTGCAAGACTGCCAAAAAGTTGTTGCCACCGCTGCTCGTCCCATCGACTTACCCACCGACTTCGAGACTCCCGAGCGCCTCATTCCGTGGATGTTAGATACCAATAGTGCTCTAGTTTTTGGTCGCGAAGATCGAGGCTTGAGCAACGACGAACTCAACTTAGCTCAACGGTTTCTGCGCATTCCCAGCCATCCTGTTTATCCCTCTCTCAATCTAGCCCAGTCAGTTGCGATTTGCTGCTACGAACTTTACCGGTATATCCGAGAACCCTCTCATTCTCGAGAACCCGCAGCACCCATTCCGTCTAACTCTTCCGAGCTAGCCTCGCGAGATGCCATTGAAGGCTATTACGATCGCTTAGAATCCTTATTGCTAGATATCGGTTACCTCCATCCTCATACTGCTCGCCGTCGCATGGAAAAACTCCGACGACTTTACAACCGCGCTTATCCGAGCAGCGAAGAAGTCGCTATGTTGCAAGGGATAGTATCGCAAGTGAAATGGGCGATCGCCAACTCGGGCAAAGAAGAATCACAATGAGCGGTTTCAACACTATCCCTCAGAAGCGATCGTCCCTCAACTCAGTCATTATTTCTCATATTCTCCTCTAACCAATGGGATAAATCCTCCACGCTAACCAATTCAAATATAGCAATGCCGAGTAACTCTAATTGAGATAGAGATAACTCTTCTATCCGTGTTTGCAGACTCAGATCGAGCGCTCCAAAACGCTGCTCTAGCAATCGCAAAATCAGTTTAAGTTGTCCAGACAGTTCTCCCTGTTGCAGTCCTTCTTGCAGTCCTTCTTGCAGTCCTTCAGCATGTCCTTCAGCACGTCCTTCAGCACGTCCTTCAGCATGTCCTTCAGCATGTCCTTCTCTGAGAGCTTCTGTTCTCGCGTGCGCCACATAACCTTGCTGATCGAGCAGCCAGAGTTCTTTTCTGTGCAACTCTTCTGCTTCCTTTTGACTGAGGTTGGCTCGGTTGGCTATTTCCAAGGCTTGACCGATCTCCGGTACCTCTTCGAGAGAACTGGGAATCATCTCGAGATTGGGTGCCTCTTTCAGGAAATAAATCCATTTTTCAGTCAAGTTTTGCAACTCCTCTAGAGATTTATGGAATTTCCGCAACTCGACAAAGATCAGTTCCATCTGTTCGTCCGGATAGTCAAATGACTCATTTTTCTCCCACAAAGAAAAACGAGTGATAATGGATTCAACGTCAGGAAATAAAGGAAAATCAACTATACTTAGAGCAATAACCGGCCGCAGTCCCACATAAGCTTGGGCGCTGGTGAGTTGATTCCCATAGGTCTTCGCACAGTTATACAACACTCGCTTTTTAAACGCAGGTACATTGAGCACTTGCATCTCAATGAGTACGGTGGTTCCATTACTTAAGATGGCTTTGACATCCAGATAGCTGTCTTTCAGGGTGTTAAGATTGGGTTGATTATACGGATCGATAATTTCGAGGTCGGTAATTTCCGAGCGACCGTCATAGATCAGTGCATTTAAAAAGCTAATCAGGATATCCTTACTTCCTTGGGAACCAAAGATACGCTTAAAGGCAAAATCGGTTTTGGGACTGATAAATTCCATAGGTCTGGCGAAGCTACTTTCACTACCCCTTGTTTAATCGTAGCACCAACTTAAGATTTCCTCTCGCGTTACTTGTGACGATACTCTCTAGAGCTTAGAATAATGAACGTTTGCTTGCGCGATCGCAGAGGAAGGAGTAACTATTGACAAAAATACTGTCAAAGCAATGAGGTTTGGCTTAAATTTACAGTAACTGAGATATGGAGAGTCGTTGATGGCGAAATCTGGAGGAAAAAAAATTGTGCGTCGTTCTCAACGTCTTGGAGGTCATCCCTCGAAAACCACCCATCTAGCCACAAACTCCCCTCGTTCGGTTCAATCTCCATTGCCCAAAGGAACTCCTGAAGGCAGAAACACTCGACGAAAACCCAAGCTCAAACTCAGACAACGAAAACCCCCTGTCTGGAAACAACTCTTACGAGCAATACTCAAACCTTTGCTCTCCGTCGATAGTACCCATCGCTCCCGCTCTTCCAAAGCCCCAAGCAAACCGAGTAAAATTCGCTCCACTCGAGGCAGAACAACCAGCTCTCCCCCTCCTATTCCACCACTGAGCATCAACTCTAAGCGCGCTAACAGTCCATCGCGCCCGTCCCCCCGCCAGCAACAACGGAGCAAATCCCGAGATCTCGCGGCTCCCTTTGCTTCGCGTCCTTCCTTAAAAGCAGCAACCGCCAAGCAAAAAAGATCCCAGGAAACTCTGAGCCGCCGTTTGCGAGGGATGGGCAAACCAGTAAGGGCGAGCAAACCAAATCGACACCGAGAACCCCGTCCCGTATCGCCCCTCGTCTATGGGATCCGATTTTTAATCTTGGGAGTGGGAATATTTGCGATCGCCGGAACCCTACTTTCCGCCTCAGATCCCAGTAGCACGCTCTTCCTCGGCCAAAAAATTGCCTCTCGAGGAAGTCTCTCATCTTACACCATTACCGAACAATACTCTTCCGAATCGAGAGATGCAACCGATGCTTTGCTGCGCGAGAATCTTGCCGAGCAAACTCCTTGGACTACGCGGCCTCGTTCTCTACACCTCGCCCAAGAACTCAATCCCCTCAAAACAGAGATTAAAACCTTATCCACTCAGCGTCCTCAATTCCAGCCTGGGATATTTATCTTAGATTTAGATACCAATAACTATGTCGATTTGGCAGGGACGACGACTATTCCTGCTGCCAGTACGATTAAGTTGCCCATATTATTAGCATTTTTCCAAGATGTAGATGCTGGAAAGATTCGCCTTGACGAACGACTTGCTCTGACTGAAGACCATATTGCCGGAGGCTCTGGAGATCTGCAATACGACCAAATTGGCAGCGAGTACAGCGCACTTAATGTTGCGACTTGGATGATGACCGCAAGCGATAATACAGCAACGAATATGATTATCGATCGCCTCGGTGGCTTGGACAAGGTGAATCAACGCTTGAGCGGTTGGGGATTGCAGCAAACTGTTATTCGGGAAAAGTTACCCGATTTAGACGGAAATAATACCACTTCGGCTCGCGAGTTAGCCCATTTAATGGCGGCTCTTCATGAAGGAGAACTGGTCTCGTTAAAATCGCGCGATCGCATTCTCAATATTATGGGCAGAACCGAAACCAGCGTCTTACTCGAACAAGGTCTGGGAGATGACACTCAGATTGCTCACAAAACCGGCGATATTGGCGAAATGTTGGGCGATGTGGGACTGATCGATTTGGCCAATGGCAAGCGCTATATTGCTGCGGTTTTAGTCGAACGTCCCCATAATGATTATGGCGCTGCCGATTTAATTGGGGAAATTTCGCAAGCCACCTACCAATATTTACAAAACCCACCGAACCCTTCTCCAGAGCCAAATTTAGACGAGCTACCCGTGGAGTTTCCGGAAGCAACGGCTCATCGGGAGAGGCGTCATCGAGACTAACAAGGTTCGCGATGCCAGAGCGATCGCCCATTTCCCGATAAAATTAGACTGCGCGCCAGAACATATAGGAAAATGGTTGTCATGGCATATTCATAGATAAAATAGTCAAAAACTTGTGAGGATAAGAACAAGATAACCGGGATAAAATCAACCCAGACTTTCCCGATTGCAATTCGGCAAACGATCGCTAAAATTATAGTAAATAAACTCAGACCAACCAGTCCTAACTCTACGGCAATACCCAAGAATAAATTATGGGTGTTAAAACGTGCATGTCCGTATAACTGTTTTGCGAACACTTCTTGAAACACTCCCAGTCCAACCCCAGAAATAGGATATTGACGAGCTGCTTTTAGTCCTTGTTTCCAGAGAATAAATCGGTCTTGCATCGAGGATTTTGACAGAGCATGGCGAACGGGGACTGGTGCTTCTGGTAAGGTTGAGTTAGCCACGGCTGCAGGTATTCCTAAAGGAGATAAATCGACAGTTCCCGCCCAAAAATTGGGGATGATTCGTTGGGAGGAGACGGGGACGAGCAGCAAGCAAACGAGCCAAAAACAGAGTAGATTAACGGCAAGTTTGATGGATATTTTTTTAGATAATAAGAGAAGAAAAAGTCCGACAATCCAGACCAGCCAGCCATTACGACTGGCCGATAAAGCGGTGAGGATTAAAAATGGGTATGCCCAATACTGCTTCGGTAAATAGGGGCGATCGCGATTCCACATTAAGGCTAAACAACTACCAATGGCCATCAGTACGCCAAAGGGATTGGGCCCTTGAATGACCGAACGAATCCTGGGATAATTATCGGGATAGCTGAATAGCTTAATCATCCAGGTATGAGGAAAGGCTTCTTCGAGAAAACCTCCCATGGCAATTAGAGTCAACAGAACGAAGATGATTTTGTCGGCGGTTTTTACGTTTATCGTCGAACTAAGCAAGGCAAACAAGGCGCAAAACGCAACGCCATAAATCGAGTATTTAATCGTATACTTAATGGCGATCGCCCTCCAATCACTGGCCAAGGCAGCAATCCATACCCAACTATAAAAGAGACTCAATAGTGTCCACAGGAGAGGGAATTGGCGTACTCGAGCAACAAATGAGTTCCAATTAACTATAATTGCCCAAATTCCAGCTATTCCCATGAGGAGAAAATGGACGCCAACCTCCAGGACGGGT contains:
- a CDS encoding isoaspartyl peptidase/L-asparaginase — translated: MTSGTHTPKLIIHGGAGSSLQGQGGIAAVRESLYDILKQVYAGLEAGIPALEAVIQGCRLLEDDPRYNAGTGSVLQSDGQIRMSASLMNGETQTFSGVINVSRVKNPVELAQVLQEKSDRVLSDLGAIELVRELQVPTHNPLTDLRLNEWLQDRKDNFKRSMANVVSTPAGTGTIGVVVLDNQGKIAAGTSTGGKGFEYIGRVSDSAMPAGNYATSDAGISCTGIGEDIINECIAARIVVRVTDGMSLADAFAKTMTESKANQRDLGAIGIDKTGQIAWGKTSEILLAAYHTGEKLGDTLEWTGDEVSGSI
- a CDS encoding DUF2256 domain-containing protein produces the protein MARQRLKSDLPTKICPVCDRPFAWRKKWAKCWDEVKYCSERCRRDRNQRS
- a CDS encoding RNA methyltransferase, which produces MDSRSLSQVRIVLVEPAGPLNVGSVARIMKNMGLTQLVLVNPQCDPLSADARQMAVHAPEILTSARMVASLPEALQDCQKVVATAARPIDLPTDFETPERLIPWMLDTNSALVFGREDRGLSNDELNLAQRFLRIPSHPVYPSLNLAQSVAICCYELYRYIREPSHSREPAAPIPSNSSELASRDAIEGYYDRLESLLLDIGYLHPHTARRRMEKLRRLYNRAYPSSEEVAMLQGIVSQVKWAIANSGKEESQ
- a CDS encoding Rpn family recombination-promoting nuclease/putative transposase; protein product: MEFISPKTDFAFKRIFGSQGSKDILISFLNALIYDGRSEITDLEIIDPYNQPNLNTLKDSYLDVKAILSNGTTVLIEMQVLNVPAFKKRVLYNCAKTYGNQLTSAQAYVGLRPVIALSIVDFPLFPDVESIITRFSLWEKNESFDYPDEQMELIFVELRKFHKSLEELQNLTEKWIYFLKEAPNLEMIPSSLEEVPEIGQALEIANRANLSQKEAEELHRKELWLLDQQGYVAHARTEALREGHAEGHAEGRAEGRAEGHAEGLQEGLQEGLQQGELSGQLKLILRLLEQRFGALDLSLQTRIEELSLSQLELLGIAIFELVSVEDLSHWLEENMRNND
- a CDS encoding serine hydrolase; this translates as MAKSGGKKIVRRSQRLGGHPSKTTHLATNSPRSVQSPLPKGTPEGRNTRRKPKLKLRQRKPPVWKQLLRAILKPLLSVDSTHRSRSSKAPSKPSKIRSTRGRTTSSPPPIPPLSINSKRANSPSRPSPRQQQRSKSRDLAAPFASRPSLKAATAKQKRSQETLSRRLRGMGKPVRASKPNRHREPRPVSPLVYGIRFLILGVGIFAIAGTLLSASDPSSTLFLGQKIASRGSLSSYTITEQYSSESRDATDALLRENLAEQTPWTTRPRSLHLAQELNPLKTEIKTLSTQRPQFQPGIFILDLDTNNYVDLAGTTTIPAASTIKLPILLAFFQDVDAGKIRLDERLALTEDHIAGGSGDLQYDQIGSEYSALNVATWMMTASDNTATNMIIDRLGGLDKVNQRLSGWGLQQTVIREKLPDLDGNNTTSARELAHLMAALHEGELVSLKSRDRILNIMGRTETSVLLEQGLGDDTQIAHKTGDIGEMLGDVGLIDLANGKRYIAAVLVERPHNDYGAADLIGEISQATYQYLQNPPNPSPEPNLDELPVEFPEATAHRERRHRD
- a CDS encoding O-antigen ligase family protein gives rise to the protein MNRGLFLLLLYSSLLSRIKIPVLEVGVHFLLMGIAGIWAIIVNWNSFVARVRQFPLLWTLLSLFYSWVWIAALASDWRAIAIKYTIKYSIYGVAFCALFALLSSTINVKTADKIIFVLLTLIAMGGFLEEAFPHTWMIKLFSYPDNYPRIRSVIQGPNPFGVLMAIGSCLALMWNRDRPYLPKQYWAYPFLILTALSASRNGWLVWIVGLFLLLLSKKISIKLAVNLLCFWLVCLLLVPVSSQRIIPNFWAGTVDLSPLGIPAAVANSTLPEAPVPVRHALSKSSMQDRFILWKQGLKAARQYPISGVGLGVFQEVFAKQLYGHARFNTHNLFLGIAVELGLVGLSLFTIILAIVCRIAIGKVWVDFIPVILFLSSQVFDYFIYEYAMTTIFLYVLARSLILSGNGRSLWHREPC